The Cyprinus carpio isolate SPL01 chromosome A9, ASM1834038v1, whole genome shotgun sequence genome window below encodes:
- the LOC109097465 gene encoding cell cycle control protein 50A-like translates to MGKKQAGTGPLSRRPDNSAFKQQRLPAWSPSLTAQTVLPTFYILSLVCLFLGIWLFITVENTYELKVDYTNAGTCERCFDLRKHVIASKTACTCTVSFQVPKLFQGDVFFYYGLRNFHQNLRRYMDSRDDAQMVGRKNNLKAPSSYCAPFDFDANKVPIAPCGAVANSVFNDSLTVVYNPADGSEIQVPLYRKGIAWYTDKNVKFRNPPTNDTFTLQQAFEGTTRPLYWQRPVYELDDTNSNNNGFINDDLIVWMREAAFPNFKKLYGVLNRAQGPFTEGLPPGNYTLSINYNFPVEPFRGRKELVISMVTWFGGQNYFLPIAYLVTSGLILVAAVVLTMVYVKVGKNGKNMEE, encoded by the exons ATGGGAAAGAAGCAGGCAGGTACAGGGCCGCTGTCGAGGCGTCCGGATAACTCAGCATTTAAACAGCAGAGGTTACCCGCCTGGTCTCCATCTCTCACAGCACAGACCGTGCTGCCAACCTTCTACATCCTCTCTCTCGTGTGCTTGTTTCTGGGCATATGGCTCTTCATCACTGTTGAGAACACATACGAACTGAAG gTCGACTACACCAATGCTGGAACATGTGAACGGTGCTTTGATTTGAGGAAGCATGTCATTGCCTCCAAAACAGCCTGCACATGCACAGTCAGCTTCCAGGTTCCAAAACTTTTTCAG GGCGATGTATTCTTTTACTACGGTCTGAGGAACTTTCATCAGAACCTGCGGAGGTACATGGACTCCCGCGATGATGCACAGATGGTGGGGAGGAAGAACAACCTGAAG GCACCGAGTTCGTACTGCGCTCCATTCGATTTCGATGCAAACAAAGTGCCCATTGCCCCCTGCGGTGCCGTGGCCAACAGCGTGTTCAATG actCATTAACAGTGGTGTATAATCCAGCGGATGGGTCAGAAATACAAGTTCCACTCTACAGGAAAGGCATTGCATGGTACACGGACAAAAATGTCAAGTTCCGTAACCCCCCGACCAACGACACGTTCACACTCCAACAAGCCTTTGAAG GGACGACTAGGCCCTTATACTGGCAGCGTCCGGTTTATGAGCTGGATGACACAAACTCCAACAACAATGGCTTCATAAATGACGACCTGATTGTTTGGATGAGAGAGGCGGCCTTCCCTAATTTCAAAAAGCTTTATGGGGTTCTCAATCGTGCTCAAGGGCCTTTCACTGAAGGCCTGCCACCTGGCAACTACACCCTCTCTATAAATTACA ATTTTCCTGTCGAGCCGTTTAGAGGTCGGAAGGAGCTGGTGATCTCCATGGTGACCTGGTTTGGTGGGCAGAATTACTTCCTGCCCATAGCGTACCTGGTGACCAGTGGACTGATTTTGGTGGCAGCTGTTGTACTCACAATGGTGTATGTGAAAGTGGGCAAAAACGGCAAGAACATGGAGGAATAA